In Centropristis striata isolate RG_2023a ecotype Rhode Island chromosome 1, C.striata_1.0, whole genome shotgun sequence, one DNA window encodes the following:
- the tlr3 gene encoding toll-like receptor 3 isoform X1, producing MPSVSTLLTLDATGNMQRQLLVCQTMHVPRSLLLPLLLIICYFMTDYCMASPKKTSCSVHHGRADCSHLSLSAVPADLPRNISSLDMSHNRLRGIPPMSLTPYPGLTHLDLGFNSITKLDQGWCQTLPMLQTLNVEHNQVYVLKKEELSHCTNITRLILASNKLKLEGEPFTALQSLKVLDVSMNKLQSASLGSQPQLPNLVSINLAFNDFTALKKDDFLFLNYSSFLQILNMSSVSLKTLEPGCFTPIQGLRTLYLDRSKMGPPVISKLCSELSGTAIDALFLRKMQLVKLPNTTFTGLQKTNLTFLDLSLNDMVNIDEGSFQWLPRLQTLNLTNNKIKHLTKATFQGLKNLKKLHLTKALVKSKTIPKIDDFSFQPLSSLESLMLQETAVSEITEHTFTGLTSLRELDMSWSSCSSLRIITNKTFVSLSGSPLRKLDLTATAITQINPYSFSVFRNLITLHLDFNFIKQTLTGKEFEGLGQVEELHLSYNRQTVLLSSTSFVNVPNLKVLTLGRSLKAEAVNVDPSPFSPLLNLSILDLSNNNIANIRENMLEGLVNLKVLQLQHNNLARVWKSANLGGPVLFLKDAQQLITLQMDSNGLDEIPVKGLRGLKDLRELSLANNLLNIFKYSVFDDLDSLRLLNLQKNLITAVRPEAFKTPMSNLSQLVMGKNPFDCTCESILWFVTWLNETNTTSVPDLGDQYMCNTPLHYFNLSIMDFDSASCKDMTPFEALYILSSTVVIMLMVGALLVRFHGWRIQFYCNILVNRTLGFSDATVEEGREFEYDAYVIHAEADSNWVERRMVPLENKNCKFCLEDRDSVPGMPQLESIVVNIRKSRKIVFVITESLLRDPWCARFTARHALHQVIEASRDSVVLVFLQDVHDYKLSRSLFLRRGMLRPCCILDWPVHKERVPAFHQKLLIALGMTNRLQQ from the exons ATGCCTTCGGTTTCAACTCTGTTAACTTTAGATGCAACAGGCAATATGCAAAGGCAACTTCTG GTTTGTCAAACGATGCATGTCCCTCgttccctcctcctcccgctGCTGCTCATCATCTGTTATTTTATGACGGATTATTGCATGGCGTCCCCGAAGAAGACCTCCTGCAGCGTGCACCACGGCAGAGCTGACTGCAGCCACCTCAGCCTCAGTGCGGTCCCTGCAGACCTGCCCAGAAACATCAGCAGCCTGGATATGTCTCACAACAGGCTGAGGGGGATTCCCCCCATGTCCCTAACACCATACCCAGGCCTCACCCACCTCGATCTGGGCTTCAACAGCATCACCAAGCTGGACCAGGGTTGGTGCCAGACGCTGCCCATGCTGCAGACGCTGAACGTGGAACACAACCAGGTGTATGTGCTGAAGAAGGAGGAGCTGAGCCACTGCACCAATATAACACGGCTCATTCTGGCGAGCAATAAGCTGAAGCTAGAAGGAGAACCCTTCACTGCACTACAG AGCCTGAAAGTTCTTGATGTTTCCATGAACAAGCTGCAGTCAGCCAGCCTCGGCTCTCAGCCTCAGCTGCCAAACCTCGTGAGCATCAATCTGGCATTCAACGACTTCACCGCTCTGAAGAAAGACGACTTTTTGTTCCTTAACTATTCGTCCTTTCTACAAATTCTCAACATGTCGTCTGTGTCTCTAAAAACG ttggaGCCTGGTTGCTTTACGCCCATTCAAGGTCTACGTACTTTATACTTGGATAGAAGCAAAATGGGCCCACCTGTTATTTCTAAACTCTGCTCGGAGCTGTCAGGGACAGCCATCGATGCTTTGTTTCTTCGGAAAATGCAGCTGGTGAAACTCCCAAACACAACCTTCACAGGGCTGCAGAAAACAAATCTAACCTTTCTGGATCTGTCCCTTAACGACATGGTTAACATTGACGAAGGCTCATTTCAGTGGCTACCCAGACTTCAAACTCTAAATTtgacaaacaacaaaatcaagCACCTGACCAAGGCTACATTTCAGGGGCTTAAGAATTTGAAAAAACTCCACCTGACAAAAGCTCTGGTTAAGAGTAAAACCATCCCGAAGATCGACGATTTCTCCTTCCAACCGCTAAGTAGCCTGGAGAGTTTGATGTTACAGGAAACTGCAGTCAGTGAAATCACAGAGCACACATTCACAGGCTTGACTAGTCTCAGAGAACTCGATATGAGCTGGAGTAGTTGTAGCTCACTCAGAATCATCACCAACAAAACCTTCGTCTCACTTTCGGGGTCACCTCTCAGAAAGCTCGATTTGACTGCAACAGCCATAACACAGATCAATCCTTATAGTTTCTCAGTGTTCAGAAACCTCATCACTCTGCATCTAGATTTCAACTTCATCAAGCAAACTCTCACTGGAAAAGAATTTGAAGGCCTGGGCCAGGTGGAAGAGCTTCACTTGTCCTATAACCGCCAGACAGTCCTTCTGAGCTCCACCTCGTTTGTTAATGTGCCCAATCTAAAGGTCCTGACTTTGGGAAGAAGTCTTAAAGCCGAAGCCGTCAACGTGGATCCGTCTCCATTCAGCCCACTCCTCAACCTCAGCATCCTGGACCTCAGCAACAACAACATTGCCAACATCAGAGAGAATATGCTGGAGGGGCTTGTGAACCTGAAGGTGCTGCAGCTCCAACACAATAACTTGGCCCGTGTGTGGAAGAGTGCCAACTTAGGTGGGCCGGTGTTGTTCCTCAAAGACGCACAGCAGCTGATCACCCTCCAGATGGACAGTAACGGGCTGGATGAGATCCCAGTAAAGGGTCTGAGAGGGTTGAAAGACCTCCGTGAGCTCAGCCTGGCCAACAACCTCCTTAACATTTTTAAGTACTCCGTTTTTGATGATCTGGACTCACTGCGGCTTTTGAATTTACAGAAGAATCTGATCACAGCTGTGAGACCAGAAGCGTTCAAAACTCCAATGAGCAACCTCAGCCAGCTCGTTATGGGAAAAAATCCATTTGACTGCACATGTGAAAGCATACTGTGGTTCGTGACATGGTTGAATGAAACTAACACGACCAGCGTGCCGGATCTTGGGGACCAGTATATGTGCAACACTCCACTGCATTACTTTAACCTCTCCATTATGGATTTTGACTCCGCCTCTTGCAAAGATATGACCCCATTCGAGGCGCTTTACATCCTGAGCAGCACCGTTGTCATCATGCTGATGGTCGGTGCTCTTCTGGTGCGCTTTCACGGCTGGAGGATCCAGTTTTATTGCAACATTTTGGTCAATCGCACATTAGGATTCAGCGACGCTACAGTTGAAGAGGGCAGGGAGTTTGAGTACGATGCTTACGTCATACACGCAGAGGCAGACAGCAACTGGGTGGAGCGAAGGATGGTCCCCTTAGAGAACAAGAACTGCAAGTTTTGTTTGGAAGATCGAGATTCAGTCCCTGGCATGCCGCAGCTTGAATCCATCGTGGTCAATATAAGAAAGTCCAGAAAAATCGTCTTTGTCATCACTGAAAGTCTTCTCAGAGATCCCTGGTGTGCACG GTTCACAGCCCGTCATGCACTCCACCAGGTCATTGAAGCCAGCAGGGACTCGGTGGTTCTTGTCTTTCTGCAGGATGTTCACGACTACAAGTTATCTCGCTCACTCTTCCTTCGCAGGGGCATGCTGCGTCCATGCTGCATCCTGGACTGGCCGGTCCATAAGGAGAGGGTGCCAGCCTTCCACCAGAAGCTCCTCATAGCACTTGGCATGACTAATCGGTTGCAGCAGTGA
- the tlr3 gene encoding toll-like receptor 3 isoform X2 produces the protein MHVPRSLLLPLLLIICYFMTDYCMASPKKTSCSVHHGRADCSHLSLSAVPADLPRNISSLDMSHNRLRGIPPMSLTPYPGLTHLDLGFNSITKLDQGWCQTLPMLQTLNVEHNQVYVLKKEELSHCTNITRLILASNKLKLEGEPFTALQSLKVLDVSMNKLQSASLGSQPQLPNLVSINLAFNDFTALKKDDFLFLNYSSFLQILNMSSVSLKTLEPGCFTPIQGLRTLYLDRSKMGPPVISKLCSELSGTAIDALFLRKMQLVKLPNTTFTGLQKTNLTFLDLSLNDMVNIDEGSFQWLPRLQTLNLTNNKIKHLTKATFQGLKNLKKLHLTKALVKSKTIPKIDDFSFQPLSSLESLMLQETAVSEITEHTFTGLTSLRELDMSWSSCSSLRIITNKTFVSLSGSPLRKLDLTATAITQINPYSFSVFRNLITLHLDFNFIKQTLTGKEFEGLGQVEELHLSYNRQTVLLSSTSFVNVPNLKVLTLGRSLKAEAVNVDPSPFSPLLNLSILDLSNNNIANIRENMLEGLVNLKVLQLQHNNLARVWKSANLGGPVLFLKDAQQLITLQMDSNGLDEIPVKGLRGLKDLRELSLANNLLNIFKYSVFDDLDSLRLLNLQKNLITAVRPEAFKTPMSNLSQLVMGKNPFDCTCESILWFVTWLNETNTTSVPDLGDQYMCNTPLHYFNLSIMDFDSASCKDMTPFEALYILSSTVVIMLMVGALLVRFHGWRIQFYCNILVNRTLGFSDATVEEGREFEYDAYVIHAEADSNWVERRMVPLENKNCKFCLEDRDSVPGMPQLESIVVNIRKSRKIVFVITESLLRDPWCARFTARHALHQVIEASRDSVVLVFLQDVHDYKLSRSLFLRRGMLRPCCILDWPVHKERVPAFHQKLLIALGMTNRLQQ, from the exons ATGCATGTCCCTCgttccctcctcctcccgctGCTGCTCATCATCTGTTATTTTATGACGGATTATTGCATGGCGTCCCCGAAGAAGACCTCCTGCAGCGTGCACCACGGCAGAGCTGACTGCAGCCACCTCAGCCTCAGTGCGGTCCCTGCAGACCTGCCCAGAAACATCAGCAGCCTGGATATGTCTCACAACAGGCTGAGGGGGATTCCCCCCATGTCCCTAACACCATACCCAGGCCTCACCCACCTCGATCTGGGCTTCAACAGCATCACCAAGCTGGACCAGGGTTGGTGCCAGACGCTGCCCATGCTGCAGACGCTGAACGTGGAACACAACCAGGTGTATGTGCTGAAGAAGGAGGAGCTGAGCCACTGCACCAATATAACACGGCTCATTCTGGCGAGCAATAAGCTGAAGCTAGAAGGAGAACCCTTCACTGCACTACAG AGCCTGAAAGTTCTTGATGTTTCCATGAACAAGCTGCAGTCAGCCAGCCTCGGCTCTCAGCCTCAGCTGCCAAACCTCGTGAGCATCAATCTGGCATTCAACGACTTCACCGCTCTGAAGAAAGACGACTTTTTGTTCCTTAACTATTCGTCCTTTCTACAAATTCTCAACATGTCGTCTGTGTCTCTAAAAACG ttggaGCCTGGTTGCTTTACGCCCATTCAAGGTCTACGTACTTTATACTTGGATAGAAGCAAAATGGGCCCACCTGTTATTTCTAAACTCTGCTCGGAGCTGTCAGGGACAGCCATCGATGCTTTGTTTCTTCGGAAAATGCAGCTGGTGAAACTCCCAAACACAACCTTCACAGGGCTGCAGAAAACAAATCTAACCTTTCTGGATCTGTCCCTTAACGACATGGTTAACATTGACGAAGGCTCATTTCAGTGGCTACCCAGACTTCAAACTCTAAATTtgacaaacaacaaaatcaagCACCTGACCAAGGCTACATTTCAGGGGCTTAAGAATTTGAAAAAACTCCACCTGACAAAAGCTCTGGTTAAGAGTAAAACCATCCCGAAGATCGACGATTTCTCCTTCCAACCGCTAAGTAGCCTGGAGAGTTTGATGTTACAGGAAACTGCAGTCAGTGAAATCACAGAGCACACATTCACAGGCTTGACTAGTCTCAGAGAACTCGATATGAGCTGGAGTAGTTGTAGCTCACTCAGAATCATCACCAACAAAACCTTCGTCTCACTTTCGGGGTCACCTCTCAGAAAGCTCGATTTGACTGCAACAGCCATAACACAGATCAATCCTTATAGTTTCTCAGTGTTCAGAAACCTCATCACTCTGCATCTAGATTTCAACTTCATCAAGCAAACTCTCACTGGAAAAGAATTTGAAGGCCTGGGCCAGGTGGAAGAGCTTCACTTGTCCTATAACCGCCAGACAGTCCTTCTGAGCTCCACCTCGTTTGTTAATGTGCCCAATCTAAAGGTCCTGACTTTGGGAAGAAGTCTTAAAGCCGAAGCCGTCAACGTGGATCCGTCTCCATTCAGCCCACTCCTCAACCTCAGCATCCTGGACCTCAGCAACAACAACATTGCCAACATCAGAGAGAATATGCTGGAGGGGCTTGTGAACCTGAAGGTGCTGCAGCTCCAACACAATAACTTGGCCCGTGTGTGGAAGAGTGCCAACTTAGGTGGGCCGGTGTTGTTCCTCAAAGACGCACAGCAGCTGATCACCCTCCAGATGGACAGTAACGGGCTGGATGAGATCCCAGTAAAGGGTCTGAGAGGGTTGAAAGACCTCCGTGAGCTCAGCCTGGCCAACAACCTCCTTAACATTTTTAAGTACTCCGTTTTTGATGATCTGGACTCACTGCGGCTTTTGAATTTACAGAAGAATCTGATCACAGCTGTGAGACCAGAAGCGTTCAAAACTCCAATGAGCAACCTCAGCCAGCTCGTTATGGGAAAAAATCCATTTGACTGCACATGTGAAAGCATACTGTGGTTCGTGACATGGTTGAATGAAACTAACACGACCAGCGTGCCGGATCTTGGGGACCAGTATATGTGCAACACTCCACTGCATTACTTTAACCTCTCCATTATGGATTTTGACTCCGCCTCTTGCAAAGATATGACCCCATTCGAGGCGCTTTACATCCTGAGCAGCACCGTTGTCATCATGCTGATGGTCGGTGCTCTTCTGGTGCGCTTTCACGGCTGGAGGATCCAGTTTTATTGCAACATTTTGGTCAATCGCACATTAGGATTCAGCGACGCTACAGTTGAAGAGGGCAGGGAGTTTGAGTACGATGCTTACGTCATACACGCAGAGGCAGACAGCAACTGGGTGGAGCGAAGGATGGTCCCCTTAGAGAACAAGAACTGCAAGTTTTGTTTGGAAGATCGAGATTCAGTCCCTGGCATGCCGCAGCTTGAATCCATCGTGGTCAATATAAGAAAGTCCAGAAAAATCGTCTTTGTCATCACTGAAAGTCTTCTCAGAGATCCCTGGTGTGCACG GTTCACAGCCCGTCATGCACTCCACCAGGTCATTGAAGCCAGCAGGGACTCGGTGGTTCTTGTCTTTCTGCAGGATGTTCACGACTACAAGTTATCTCGCTCACTCTTCCTTCGCAGGGGCATGCTGCGTCCATGCTGCATCCTGGACTGGCCGGTCCATAAGGAGAGGGTGCCAGCCTTCCACCAGAAGCTCCTCATAGCACTTGGCATGACTAATCGGTTGCAGCAGTGA